A single genomic interval of Musa acuminata AAA Group cultivar baxijiao chromosome BXJ3-4, Cavendish_Baxijiao_AAA, whole genome shotgun sequence harbors:
- the LOC103983322 gene encoding putative disease resistance protein RGA3 yields the protein MDVPSYITIGGWFIQVIFDKFLSSKLQTWAANSGIGNDLDKLRVAMLRIRSVLSSAEKTQSDGLVGWMKELRDVAYDAEDLLDELEYRRLQQQLDGESSSPVSAFLVSNLEAARDVATRAGGLLSSSFFSFKGGGSASNQEAAAASSAPRTCSNSRPPGTPELAWDRITKARIRSVIERLDHVSCCVSETITLFKLDRCSSGPKQSTRKGATSSLISTKVFGREDEVRNLIDLLLLMRSNDEPVSVLPVVGIGGVGKTTLAQLVYNDPKIVRHFELRMWVCVSDSFDDTELTREILECASSGDYLQHPSVTNFNRLQTAIKDQVAWKRFLLVLDDVWNDERNNRLSEMERWDKLLAPLKAGKSGSKILVTTRSGTVSETLGTMHSIDLKGLRDQDCWSLIKEHTFRDANHEEQLKLERIGSEVAQQLKGLPLAAKAIARLRKNKMDAEEWNSVLVRNDIWDHIIPILKPSYYNLPAHLQRCFAYCSIFPKGWKFESDDLIHLWMAQGYIQPRNKNVRMEDAGQDYMNDLMRRSFFQVQNKEFVTLYGIHDPLHDLAQSVSGDECIIVEDDEPTNIPPSVRHLSIKAEKLVMVKDVYHHHLHNLRTLISFSGVLRSGLDDGLLVDVLRDLKHIRVLDLSHCKMDNLPEVICQCIHLRFLNLSSTSIQCLPESLCRLYHLQVLNLNGCRLRSLPRDMKNLVSLRHLTAADQLISDIAEIGRLTCLQRLQVFKVRTEAGYTIRELRDLNELRGSLYVRNLENVESKNKASEAMLNGKEHLSVLQLQWQSGERNQVVDDDDDEVLEGLRPHPNLKRLEIMGCRGATYPSWLKTQWLTDLNIIYLSGCRRWESLPPLAQLPSLKVLWIQGLHATKSIGWELLGPGREVFRRLEELVLDGMPELEEFLGDGRFFPHLQSVVIKDCNKLKILPPLPCNLTELTVLDHGFWIPYFDDTRTAPVGSIVSSLCIYNCPVLIAGFCVSLKEEDSLSSLQTLSVGDISLLTGLTVSKNLASLQNLEIHNCLEITSLTTEQEKAFEDLTFLRTLCFNGCANLRSLPNLRGLRYLKKLIVSNCPQMQSLPKKGLPSSLKVLEIASCHPLLKGRCGKEGGSNWESIRHIPRIEIDGEVIQEEAGGN from the coding sequence ATGGATGTGCCATCCTACATAACCATCGGCGGCTGGTTCATCCAAGTGATCTTCGACAAGTTCCTCTCCTCTAAGCTCCAAACATGGGCGGCCAACTCCGGCATAGGCAACGACCTCGACAAGCTGCGAGTTGCGATGCTCAGGATTCGATCGGTACTCAGCAGCGCAGAGAAAACCCAATCCGACGGCTTGGTCGGGTGGATGAAGGAGCTCAGAGACGTCGCTTATGATGCCGAAGACCTTCTCGACGAGTTAGAATATCGCCGCCTTCAACAGCAACTGGACGGTGAAAGCAGCAGTCCGGTGAGTGCTTTCCTTGTCTCCAACTTGGAGGCTGCTAGGGATGTGGCCACCCGAGCCGGTGGCCTCCTTTCTTCAAGTTTCTTTAGCTTCAAAGGCGGCGGCAGCGCCTCCAACCAGGAGGCAGCTGCTGCTTCCTCGGCTCCCAGAACATGTAGCAATTCGAGGCCCCCGGGCACTCCTGAACTGGCATGGGATAGGATCACTAAAGCTAGAATAAGAAGCGTAATCGAAAGGTTGGATCACGTGAGTTGTTGTGTGAGCGAGACCATCACACTCTTTAAATTGGATCGCTGCAGTAGCGGCCCGAAGCAAAGCACCAGAAAAGGCGCAACCAGCTCACTGATCAGCACCAAGGTGTTCGGACGAGAGGACGAAGTCAGAAATCTAATTGACCTGCTGCTGCTGATGAGATCCAACGATGAACCAGTCTCGGTTCTCCCCGTAGTCGGCATTGGAGGGGTTGGAAAAACTACTCTCGCACAACTTGTCTATAATGATCCTAAAATCGTTCGGCATTTTGAGCTGAGGATGTGGGTCTGCGTCTCTGATAGCTTCGATGATACCGAGCTCACGAGAGAGATCCTAGAATGTGCATCATCCGGTGATTATCTTCAGCACCCAAGTGTCACCAACTTTAATCGGCTTCAAACAGCGATCAAGGATCAGGTAGCGTGGAAGAGGTTTCTGCTCGTCCTGGATGATGTGTGGAATGACGAGAGGAATAATAGGCTatctgagatggaaagatgggATAAGCTTTTAGCTCCTCTGAAAGCAGGAAAAAGTGGCAGCAAGATCTTGGTGACAACACGATCGGGAACGGTGTCTGAGACATTAGGTACGATGCACTCGATCGATTTGAAGGGTCTGAGAGATCAAGACTGCTGGTCCTTGATCAAGGAACACACGTTTCGTGATGCGAATCACGAAGAACAACTCAAATTGGAGAGGATTGGAAGCGAAGTCGCTCAACAACTGAAGGGGTTGCCTCTCGCAGCAAAGGCAATCGCAAGGTTACGAAAGAACAAGATGGATGCCGAAGAATGGAACTCAGTTTTGGTGAGAAATGACATCTGGGATCATATCATACCAATCCTAAAACCGAGTTACTATAACCTACCCGCTCACTTGCAGCGGTGCTTCGCGTATTGCAGCATATTCCCCAAAGGTTGGAAGTTCGAGTCTGATGACTTGATTCACCTTTGGATGGCACAAGGGTACATCCAACCCCGAAACAAGAATGTGAGGATGGAGGATGCAGGACAAGACTACATGAATGACTTGATGCGCAGATCATTCTTCCAAGTGCAGAATAAGGAATTCGTCACACTCTATGGCATACATGACCCACTGCACGATCTGGCACAGTCTGTTTCCGGAGATGAATGCATCATAGTCGAAGACGATGAACCCACCAACATTCCACCATCCGTGCGTCACCTATCCATCAAGGCCGAAAAGCTTGTCATGGTTAAAGATGTGTACCACCACCACCTTCATAACCTGCGCACTCTAATTTCCTTCAGCGGAGTCCTCCGGTCGGGCCTCGATGATGGTCTTCTTGTAGATGTCCTCAGGGATTTGAAACACATAAGGGTATTGGATCTGTCTCACTGCAAGATGGATAATCTGCCAGAAGTAATATGCCAGTGTATACATTTGCGCTTCCTGAATCTTTCGTCAACTTCGATTCAGTGTTTGCCGGAATCTCTGTGCAGGCTTTACCATCTACAAGTGCTGAACCTGAACGGATGCAGGCTTCGTAGTTTACCTCGGGACATGAAGAACCTGGTAAGTTTGCGGCATCTTACTGCGGCTGATCAATTAATTTCCGACATAGCAGAGATCGGGAGACTGACCTGCCTTCAGAGATTACAAGTTTTCAAAGTTAGAACCGAAGCTGGGTATACGATAAGAGAGTTGAGGGACCTGAACGAGCTTCGAGGATCCCTTTACGTGAGGAATCTAGAGAATGTGGAGAGTAAGAACAAGGCAAGTGAGGCCATGTTAAACGGCAAAGAGCATCTTAGTGTTCTGCAGTTACAATGGCAATCCGGTGAAAGGAATCAGGTGgtggatgatgacgatgatgaagtTCTTGAAGGCCTTCGGCCACATCCAAATCTCaagaggctagagatcatgggctGTAGAGGTGCCACATATCCCAGCTGGTTAAAGACCCAATGGCTCACCGATCTCAACATCATCTATCTAAGTGGTTGCAGGCGCTGGGAATCCCTCCCCCCTCTCGCTCAGCTGCCTTCGCTGAAGGTACTCTGGATACAGGGGTTGCATGCAACGAAGAGCATTGGCTGGGAGCTCTTGGGTCCTGGTCGCGAGGTTTTTAGACGCCTGGAGGAGCTGGTGCTCGATGGCATGCCCGAGCTCGAAGAGTTTTTGGGAGACGGACGATTCTTTCCACATCTCCAGAGTGTGGTGATCAAGGACTGCAACAAGCTCAAGATATTGCCTCCCTTACCTTGCAATCTTACGGAATTAACCGTTTTGGATCATGGATTCTGGATACCGTACTTTGATGACACCAGGACGGCACCAGTTGGATCAATAGTTTCATCACTATGCATCTACAATTGCCCTGTGCTCATCGCTGGATTCTGTGTATCACTGAAGGAAGAAGACAGCTTGTCATCGCTGCAAACTCTCAGCGTCGGTGACATCTCGTTGCTCACAGGACTAACCGTTAGCAAAAACCTTGCCTCCCTTCAAAATCTAGAAATCCACAATTGCCTCGAGATAACTTCCTTGACAACCGAGCAGGAAAAGGCATTTGAGGATCTCACCTTCCTCCGAACTCTGTGCTTCAACGGTTGTGCCAATCTCCGGTCCCTCCCGAACTTACGAGGTCTTCGCTACCTGAAGAAGTTAATCGTCTCAAACTGCCCTCAGATGCAGTCATTGCCGAAGAAGGGACTGCCTTCTTCGCTGAAGGTGTTGGAAATCGCATCATGTCATCCCCTGCTCAAGGGGCGCTGCGGAAAGGAAGGTGGCAGCAACTGGGAAAGTATCAGGCACATCCCTCGAATCGAGATTGATGGAGAGGTGATACAAGAAGAAGCCGGTGGAAATTAA
- the LOC103983321 gene encoding tetrahydroberberine oxidase-like — MAAVSYYLSLSVVACLCIFSVSSLSDHESFLRCFSHVSPTTNLSQLLYLPNSPDYSSLLFSSIQNLRFASSETPKPLLIVAPADEFQVQASVICCRSHGLPIRARSGGHDYEGLSYRSEKASSFVLLDLEKLRSVTVDVEHGVAWVEAGATLGELYYKVAEKSGRLGFPAGVCPTVAVGGHLSGGGFGPLSRKYGLAADNILDAKMVDADGRILDKESMGENLFWAIRGGGGASFGIIISWKVKLVHVPATVSVFTVRRTMEQGAIELVHRWQNTAHKLHEDLLLRVDIVHVNRGDRRVVEAAFKSLFLGHCDGLLRHMGEHFPALGVERNDCREMSWIDSAVYAAGYTNGELAEILVNRELQPKDFNKGKSDYVTEPIPVSGWEAIWARLSEEGATGSMHMDPWGGRMSEISESDIPFPHRKGNLFIILYLSTWRDEGVAASTKHLGWIRSMFRFMTPYVSKRPRAAYLNYRDLDLGRNEEGNASYRKAMAWGERYFKNNFRRLAMVKGEVDPHNFFSNEQSVPPLLAETGKRPQKICSTSMSISDQRSPIKYML, encoded by the coding sequence ATGGCAGCAGTCTCCTATTATCTCTCGCTTTCTGTCGTTGCGTGTCTCTGCATCTTCTCAGTCTCTTCGCTGTCAGATCATGAAAGCTTCCTCCGTTGCTTCTCCCACGTTTCGCCAACCACCAACTTGTCTCAGCTCCTCTACCTCCCTAACAGCCCCGACTACTCCTCCCTCCTCTTTTCCTCCATCCAAAACCTCCGGTTCGCATCCTCTGAAACGCCAAAGCCCCTCCTCATCGTCGCACCGGCCGACGAGTTCCAAGTCCAAGCATCGGTCATATGCTGCAGGAGTCACGGGCTGCCGATCCGAGCCCGGAGCGGGGGCCACGACTACGAAGGGTTGTCCTACCGATCCGAGAAGGCCAGCAGCTTCGTGTTGCTCGATCTAGAGAAGCTCCGTTCGGTGACCGTCGACGTCGAGCATGGCGTGGCATGGGTGGAGGCAGGTGCTACTCTCGGCGAACTGTACTACAAGGTTGCAGAGAAGAGCGGGCGTCTTGGGTTTCCGGCTGGTGTCTGCCCGACGGTCGCCGTCGGTGGCCACCTAAGCGGGGGCGGCTTCGGTCCTTTGTCGCGGAAGTATGGCCTCGCAGCTGACAACATTCTGGACGCCAAGATGGTGGATGCTGACGGCAGGATCTTGGACAAGGAGTCCATGGGCGAGAACCTCTTCTGGGCCATAAGAGGCGGCGGAGGAGCCAGCTTTGGCATCATCATCTCTTGGAAGGTGAAGCTCGTCCACGTTCCTGCCACTGTGAGCGTGTTCACCGTTCGCCGAACGATGGAGCAGGGAGCGATAGAGCTCGTTCACCGATGGCAGAACACTGCTCACAAGCTCCACGAGGATCTACTCCTCAGGGTTGACATCGTCCACGTGAACAGAGGAGATCGGAGGGTGGTGGAGGCGGCGTTCAAGTCCTTGTTTCTCGGGCACTGCGATGGGCTGCTCCGACACATGGGCGAGCACTTCCCGGCGCTGGGCGTGGAGAGGAATGACTGCAGAGAGATGAGCTGGATCGACTCGGCAGTCTACGCCGCCGGCTACACGAACGGAGAACTTGCAGAGATTCTGGTGAACAGGGAGCTGCAGCCGAAGGACTTCAACAAAGGCAAGTCCGACTACGTCACGGAGCCCATCCCGGTGAGTGGATGGGAAGCCATTTGGGCGAGGCTCTCCGAGGAGGGAGCTACGGGTTCCATGCACATGGATCCTTGGGGAGGGAGGATGAGTGAGATCTCGGAGTCGGACATCCCATTCCCACACAGGAAGGGGAATCTCTTCATCATCCTCTACCTCTCAACATGGAGAGATGAAGGCGTCGCAGCGTCAACCAAGCATCTGGGCTGGATCAGGAGCATGTTCCGCTTCATGACTCCGTACGTCTCCAAACGCCCTCGAGCTGCGTATCTCAACTACAGGGACCTCGACTTGGGAAGAAACGAGGAGGGCAATGCGAGCTACCGGAAGGCCATGGCGTGGGGTGAGAGGTACTTCAAGAACAACTTCCGAAGGCTGGCTATGGTGAAGGGCGAGGTGGATCCCCATAACTTCTTCAGCAACGAGCAGAGCGTGCCGCCTCTTCTCGCTGAGACCGGCAAGAGGCCACAGAAGATCTGCTCCACAAGCATGTCGATTTCAGATCAGAGGTCACCAATCAAGTACATGCTGTGA
- the LOC135636934 gene encoding ubiquitin-conjugating enzyme E2 36-like, whose protein sequence is MASSNLPPRIIKETQRLLSEPAPGISASPSEENMRYFNVMILGPAQSPYEGGVFKLELFLPEEYPMAAPKVRFLTKIYHPNIDKLGRICLDILKDKWSPALQIRTVLLSIQALLSAPNPDDPLSENIAKHWKTNEAEAVETAREWTRLYATGA, encoded by the exons ATGGCGAGCAGCAATCTACCCCCGAGGATCATCAAG GAAACGCAGAGATTGCTCAGCGAACCGG CTCCTGGGATCAGTGCATCTCCGTCGGAAGAAAACATGCGCTACTTCAACGTGATGATCCTTGGCCCGGCACAGTCTCCTTACGAAG GAGGTGTTTTTAAGCTTGAATTGTTCTTGCCTGAAGAGTACCCAATGGCTGCCCCCAAG GTCCGCTTTCTAACAAAAATCTACCATCCGAATATTGACAAG CTTGGACGTATATGCCTTGATATACTTAAAGATAAATGGAGTCCAGCCCTACAAATTCGGACTGTGTTGCTGAG TATTCAAGCACTGCTAAGTGCTCCAAACCCGGATGACCCGCTTTCGGAGAATATTGCAAAACATTGGAAGACAAATGaagccgaagccgtagaaacag CAAGAGAATGGACTCGTCTGTACGCAACTGGAGCATAA
- the LOC135634737 gene encoding RING-H2 finger protein ATL39-like — MSNHGSTPMANRTACCDLDTILELVGISFSVFILLYLVIVCARHLFVRRLRPGAAAHDRRKPAGLDPSAIAALPYFAYGKAADAVECAVCLSILEEGEMARVLPNCDHMFHAACVDLWLRSNSTCPVCRTDAELGKAAAEAKPGGGSQTRPPPPPVLHGGAAVLLMGM; from the coding sequence ATGTCCAACCATGGCAGCACTCCCATGGCTAACAGAACAGCCTGCTGCGATTTGGACACCATACTGGAGCTCGTCGGCATCTCCTTCAGCGTCTTCATCCTCCTCTACCTCGTCATCGTCTGCGCCCGCCACCTTTTCGTCCGGCGCCTGCGGCCCGGAGCTGCCGCCCACGATCGGCGGAAGCCGGCCGGGCTCGATCCCTCCGCCATCGCCGCCCTCCCTTATTTCGCCTACGGGAAAGCCGCTGATGCCGTGGAGTGCGCCGTCTGCCTTAGCATCCTGGAGGAGGGGGAGATGGCAAGAGTGCTGCCCAACTGCGATCACATGTTCCATGCAGCCTGCGTCGACCTGTGGCTACGGAGTAACTCCACGTGCCCGGTGTGCCGGACCGACGCCGAGCTGGGGAAGGCTGCCGCAGAAGCCAAACCAGGTGGGGGAAGCCAAACcaggccgccaccgccaccggtgCTCCATGGCGGTGCTGCGGTCTTGCTAATGGGTATGTGA